One window of the Cydia amplana chromosome 26, ilCydAmpl1.1, whole genome shotgun sequence genome contains the following:
- the LOC134659986 gene encoding zinc finger protein ZFP2-like, giving the protein MAAVKSEAAEELRACRICLATDTKLFGIFEQRLDEAFIDIMGTTLSVWDGCPQHLCALCGAQLIKAHALRARAHRADALLKQALMQQHIITTSYLATLDRVSQRLALCLTIYRPTIMETTHDETKQEMDDDDFDLYHPEFDEPIINLKNSMLLESAKETELHAEDIKTDVSEMEIKEEEPVRKRKDKVRREKVRVKRDKSIKTKKVQKIKEVEVEEKEPKKYKRKLKGFKKFFASEDDYIKFENTYNIEIVKLSEEEQQKELDARKESSNYLRSAYRCERCFKGFLSHTTFENHQKKTHDPAYRSERCFKGFLSHTTFENHQKKTHDPSNGRNECVLCGARFRHPAGLRKHFESHTLKFICKICQFMTRHRSMAVMHADFHSGKTFVCKYCGLTFNKQTTFNTHTRVQHPLENASAGTCDVCGETFTGKRGLQQHKAIAHKKLTTPELKCRSCLVQFESLDAKTRHKVNNICDPKLRPCAACGERFQDEETVKKHYQDNHVQEHYKCDQCDTTFAKKSSLAVHFERVHLKIKPKKPAFYKYHQYGKGRMKIRNAEICEICGKGYPDTTWLRYHQRTHTGERPYKCAQCTKSYMTPAGLQRHVVIHTGVRRWQCSQCPKTFLHQSSIYTHKLVHTGEKPYVCQICSKAFTQSGSLQTHVKYVHMKLKPPPRRRRQDLYKPPG; this is encoded by the exons ATGGCTGCAGTCAAGTCAGAAGCGGCGGAAGAGCTGCGCGCGTGTAGAATATGCCTCGCTACGGACACCAAACTTTTCGGTATCTTTGAACAGCGTTTAGATGAGGCTTTTATCGATATTATGGGCACTACG CTTTCAGTGTGGGATGGATGCCCGCAGCACTTGTGTGCATTGTGCGGCGCGCAGCTCATCAAGGCGCATGCACTGCGAGCGCGTGCGCACCGCGCCGACGCGCTGCTCAAGCAAGCTCTCATGCAGCAACATATT ATAACAACAAGCTACCTGGCAACTCTAGACCGCGTGTCGCAACGGCTCGCGCTCTGCCTGACCATCTACCGTCCTACTATCATGGAGACAACACACGACGAGACCAAACAGGAAATGGATGATGACGACTTTGATCTGTACCACCCGG AATTTGACGAGCCGATCATCAACCTGAAGAACAGTATGTTGCTGGAGAGTGCGAAAGAGACGGAGCTACACGCGGAGGACATCAAGACGGACGTGAGCGAGATGGAGATAAAGGAGGAGGAGCCTGTCAGAAAGAGAAAAGATAAAGTTAGAAGAGAGAAG GTGAGAGTGAAAAGAGACAAGAGTATAAAGACGAAGAAAGTCCAGAAGATAAAAGAAGTAGAAGTAGAAGAGAAGGAACCAAAGAAGTACAAGCGGAAACTGAAGGGGTTCAAAAAGTTCTTTGCCAGTGAGGACGATTATATCAAGTTTGAGAACActtataatatag AGATAGTAAAGTTATCAGAAGAGGAACAGCAAAAAGAGCTAGACGCACGCAAAGAGTCGAGCAACTATCTCCGCTCGGCGTACCGCTGCGAGAGGTGCTTCAAGGGGTTCCTGTCTCACACCACCTTCGAGAACCATCAGAAGAAGACACACGACCCG GCTTACCGCTCTGAGAGGTGCTTCAAGGGGTTCCTGTCTCACACCACCTTCGAGAACCATCAGAAGAAGACACACGACCCG AGCAACGGCCGCAACGAGTGTGTACTATGCGGCGCGCGTTTCCGTCACCCAGCGGGTCTTAGGAAGCACTTCGAGTCTCACACACTCAAGTTTATATGCAAGATCTGCCAGTTCATGACTAGACATCG GAGTATGGCGGTGATGCACGCTGACTTTCATTCAGGGAAGACATTCGTCTGCAAATACTGCGGTCTCACCTTCAA CAAACAAACTACATTCAACACGCACACACGTGTGCAGCACCCTTTAGAGAACGCCTCGGCGGGCACGTGCGACGTGTGTGGGGAGACCTTTACCGGCAAGCGGGGCCTGCAGCAACATAAGGCCATCGCGCATAAAAAG CTGACGACGCCGGAACTGAAATGCCGCTCGTGCCTGGTTCAGTTCGAGAGCTTGGACGCGAAAACACGTCACAAGGTCAACAACATCTGCGACCCCAAATTAAG GCCGTGTGCGGCGTGCGGCGAGCGGTTTCAGGACGAGGAAACGGTGAAGAAACACTACCAGGACAACCATGTGCAGGAACATTACAAATGCGACCAG TGCGACACAACATTCGCGAAAAAGTCCTCCCTGGCCGTCCACTTCGAGCGCGTCCATCTCAAGATCAAACCCAAGAAACCGGCCTTCTACAAGTACCACCAGTACGGCAAGGGCAGAATGAAGATACGGAACGCTGAGATCTGCGAGATCTGCGGCAAAGGGTACCCG GACACGACGTGGCTCCGGTATCACCAGCGCACGCACACGGGCGAGCGGCCCTACAAGTGCGCGCAGTGCACCAAGAGCTACATGACGCCCGCCGGCTTGCAG CGTCACGTGGTGATCCACACGGGCGTGCGGCGCTGGCAGTGCTCGCAGTGCCCCAAGACCTTCCTGCACCAATCCTCCATCTACACACACAAACtg GTACACACGGGTGAGAAACCATACGTCTGCCAAATCTGCAGCAAGGCGTTCACTCAATCTGGCTCCCTACAAACCCACGTGAAATACGTCCACATGAAACTAAAACCTCCTCCGCGACGCCGACGACAAGATCTCTATAAGCCGCCCGGCTGA